caagcgactcttaacatgagttttgattcaccaaaatttgacaaccaaacttgacatactaacgcttggtgggttcacgcCATGCTCTAACAGTCCAGGTTAAACTTAGCTTCACATTAGGCATCGGATCTTTATTGTGGATCTGTGCTACTGCCGTGACAAGTTTTTTCATGCAGGTTTTCGAATCAAAATTTGGTCGTGTACTTAGTACCCTCACTTTTTCAGAACCAATATTTACTGCAACCTTAATGAGCTTATGTACTTGGTACCCTATCTTTTTCTATGTGAAAATGAGCTTATGAAACATAAGAATAGTAGAGTAAACTAGTAAATAGGTTGGGCTCAATATATTAACTAAAGAAGACCCAATCAACTTATCCTCAGCTTGATAAAATTTTTATCTCCACAACACGCGACGAACATTTATTCTCCAAACCCCGGAGTTTCACAAGTAGAAGTAACACATCAACCATCAAATAATGAAGGAGATACTTATTGGAACTGAAGTATGCCCTGGTGATGGGCAATCAGTAGATATTTTTCTTTATGAAAATAGGGTCGCGATAGGCGTTATGAGCCATTGATAGATTAATAAGCAATACCAAAATGGGTAATTGCTTGGGAAGTCTATTGTATCTTTGTTTGGTTGAAAACAGGTCATTCCCTTGGAGAGAGCAAGAGCAGTTAATATGGGTGACTACTTGGGAAACCCTAGTATTTCCCTTCTTGTTTGAGACTAAAGGCTtaggtgaagaagaaaaagaaaaatacgaaGAACCCATATATCACAGGAATCCTCAACCGATTCTTCTAGGTGATCCACAAATGTATAACGCAGGAAAAGCATGATCTAATACCACCTGATATGacataacaaaatcaattgaaaacaatgGATCTTGTGGAGAATCCACTGTGGTAAATAGGACCCAAAAGTGATGTACAACCCCTATCCAGAAGTAAAGTAACAAAATAATGATCAATAATGACTAATATCTCAAAGAGAAGTAAAAAGGTTTTAACCCAAAATGTATTTTCATTAAACGAGTTATCCAGCACTCCCATCTCTGTAAATTTTGGTGGGGGGAACTCTGGACCCAAAAGATAGGAAACCACATTTGCTTGGTTGGGATGTTTTGCACTCCCCCAAGTCTGACGGAGGTCTAGGATTTAGGAAAGCTGGCCTGAATAACTTGGCTATGTTGGATAGAAATGCTTGGAAGATTATTAAAAACCCCAATTGTCTATTGGGTACTATTCTTAAAGCTAAATATTTTCGCaaaacttattttttaaatactaAGTGCTTTATTAGCTGCTCCTGGACTCGGAGATGTCTTCAtactataaaaaaaaacttattaaACCTTTTATCTCCTGGGATTGTGGGGGATGTGCATTTCATTTACCCCTGATGTGATTACTGGATACCAAATTTGGGTTCCGCTTCACTTAATCTTTCGGTACCTCAGGACCCTAGTGTTAAATTATCTTACTTTATTAATCCAGAGTCTAGAACTTGGAACATTAGTATATTAAATTCTCACTATGATAACGCGTCTGTTAAGAAGTTTGTCACTATCCCTATAAGTCAGTTGTATACTCCTGATAGGAGAGCTTGAGAGCTTTCAAATAATGGAAAATTTCCTTCTAAATCTGTTTACTTGGGACTTAGAGGACTTAGGCCTTCCCCTTCTAGCAAACTTTGGAAGTGCATTTGGAAACTTAGGATTTCAAATGGTGTTCAGAATTATATTTGGAAAGCTGCTAGAAATTCAATACTTGCTAGATTTGTTCTTCATACCAGAATGCCTATGAGTTCTGTTGATTGTACTAGATACTCTGAACCCCATGATATGTTATACATGCTCTTGCCTAATGTTCTTTTGCTAACCAtgtttgatttctatcttctttCTAAGTGAACATTAACGTTTTCTTGGATAAATCCTTAATTGATTGGCTTGTGTTCTGGCTGGTTGACATTGTTACTGAACTACCCGATGAATGTCAATGTTGTTTTGTAACTATCTTATGGTCTGTTTGGAGTAGCAGAAACTATCTTGTCTTCAATAATATTAAAGAAACATATTCTGTTGTTATTAATAGAGCTAGATCTATTATGTTGACTAGGAAACTAAACCTGCAGATCTCTTCTAGTATCACTATTGGTCATAATGATATATGGATCCCCCCAGGATGGATAAAATGTGATACTGATGGGGCCTTTGATGAAACGTCCTTGGACAATGGTGCTGACTGTGTGATGAAGGATTtctcaaatgaagcttcattttGTGCATCAATAATTTTTTATGTTGAATCTGTGGCTGAAGCTGAAGCGAGAGCAATTTGGGTGGCTCTGAAGAAATTTGTGGAGCAAAAGCTTACTCATATTGTCATTGAGAGTGATGCTGAGGATCTGAGTAACCAAATTTCTGTTGGAAGATTCGATGGTGACcaagaaggaatttttttttttgggtacacGGGAACGAATGTTATCTTTAAGGATATTCAGTTTTGTTCCTCATGTTTGGTTGCTTGTCTGTTTACTTTCCAATCCCGGCTATGTAATTTTGTTGCTCATGCGCTAGCGCAATGAGCTAAAACAAACAATTCAAAAATGTACGGGTTTGCACCTCCAATTCGGCTTCTACTAATTGTTGAGGAGGATCGTTAGCCTTTTTGTAGGTCGttgcttataaaaaaaaatttaaaaaaaatatgtcCTACACCACATTGgcagagaaaataaataaacttagTAATCTATTTGTTGTTTAGCACTATTCTGCTTTCTACAACTCTTGGACAAAATTACTTCCAAAATACACCCAATCTCTCCCCGAAAAGAGTTATGGAGCCTATGAGCAAACACAAAACTAAGAATATGGTAAGCTCTTTCCAGTAGCGGCATACGGCTATTTGTGTTTGCAATTCAAGTAGTCGAAATGCAACTAGAAATTTGAAAGTGTTCATTATCGAAAGTGTCGTAACTCAGTTATTCTACATGCTGCTGGCTCGtcaacttttaagaaaatgaCAATTGTGTTGCAGTCTAACAGTGATGTGTTATTAATCTGTCATTCTTAACGAACAACGCCACAGATTCTGTTACTTCCGAAATTATCCACGTTTTCAGCATTATAACTGGTGATCGATTGTATAAATTACAAGTGTCAAggaaataagaagaaagaagcCTTTACAAGTATAGTGCACATTGTAATGGTCTGCACACATACAGATATtggtctttcttttcttttttaaattgGTGCTCTTGGTctaaatgaaaaaaaatccagCCTTCTGTCGTATCTGTGTGGCAGGCGCAGTCCCAAGATTATTTCTTGGGTAAAGCTGGTTTAGTATCAAATTTACTGGCTAAGCAGTCAAAGTCCATGGCAAATAATTACACAGACACATCACACATCTCAGCTATGTTTATGGACCACCAGCCACTCCACTCACTCACTCCTAAGAAAAaattgataagagtaaaaaattgTATAACTAAATGAGTTGCAAAGAGAATAAATAAGTTTTCGGAAGATTATGGAAGGAAAAAGCAACTTATACTTAGGTTTGACTGTTGTGTGTCAGTAACAATGATGAGTCTTCTTATAACTTGTTGATCCATCTATAAACTTGCACTTTTTCCATTTTTGGAAGTTTGAACGGGTAGTAGAAACTCGTAATCAAGTAATGCAGTAGAATGAAGACTTTCATTTGTCTACAAATATGAAGAAAGAAAGCTAATGGGTTCATGTAAACACATCTCTCTCTGGTAGCTCCTCAAACACAAAAAAgagtgaaagaagaagaagaagattagtaGAAGATATGGATCTTCTGTTTGTGGGTTGTATTGTTGCTAGTGGTTTTGTTTTGACAGCACTTACTTATCTCTGTTGTTGTAAATGCGAAACAAGTGAAGTTAAGATCATCAACCAAAAGAGTGACATTATTCCCGTCGTAGGTGTAGAACACATTGTTGTGGTGGTGGATGAAGAAACGAGAGTTTCTACATCAGTGAGGGTCGAATTCTGAATTATCCCAAACTATTCCGACCAATTAGGTATAAGTTGTTATTTAGAGTTGAGTCTTTAAAGTTTCAGCAAGAGGAACAAAGATGTAACTTCAAATTTATAATCTTAATGAAAAATCTGTTCCTTTATTGAGTTAAATTCTGCTCTTCTAGGTTTGTTGTTGGTTATTTATGGTGTGATCTGACTTACTAGATCATGAGATTATTGTTTTGACAGGTAAAGAGAGGTTAACTTTTGTTGCTTCAGCAATTGGTTGTTTTGATCAAACAGCAATTGTTATTATTGGctaatttcttttcttcttcttactctGGTTCCCGCTTGAAATTGAATCAATGGAAAAAATCATCATGTTCAAATGCTGAAACACAAAAGTTGGATTCCTGGAGCAAAAGTGATCTCTACTTTTAAAACCCAAAAAATTCGGAGTTTCTTTTTCAGTTACAAGAGAAGAGGTACAGGGAAGGTATGGTACAAGATCTAGTAAAGATGCAGGTACCTTTGGCCTTCTGGAGAACTTTAATATGTCAAACACCCAATTTTGTGCTCCACCCTCAAATCTCTTTGGCATAACTCAGTCAGTCTTACATATTTCGGTTCTGTAAATCCAAGCTAGAGAGTCTCTAGATTACAAGCCATTTGGAGTGGTTAGTTTAGAAGCATGTATGGTTTCGCCTAGCAACTTACCACCTCTATTAAAAAACACCTATTTGTATTAATAGGGATGATCAACACATTACGGATTTTTTCACTTCAATGGTGGAAACAATTATCATATGAAATGACCTGTTCATAAAAAGGCTAATACATTTTGTAGTAGTTGGCGACAGAATTAAACAGAGATGATAAATTTTGAAACTAATTTATTTTACAGATAATAAATAGAGACTGGATTTACAAAGGATTTCAAGGGAAACCGACAATGGCAATGTTGTTTTGTTCATATGCGATAGAGGAATAATGAAACTTATATACAAATCTATTATCTTAAATTAAAATGGACAAATCTTCTATCCAattgtttctgataaacccatagTCTAGCTATGGAGAAAAGCTGTATTTGTGTGTCTACTGCTATTAAGCCAGAGTTTGTCCACAAATGCACCTCCATTGGTTTCTCCTTCTCCCCATACTAAGGAGCAAAGACCTCTTATGCACTGCTGCTCTTGCCTCCATTACGGTAAGTCCACCGAAGTTTGGCAGGAGTACGCTTCAATGCTTTCACTCCAAATAGGTCATTTTTGCTCTGTTACACATCATTATATGGAAAATGTCAGTCTAATATGAGCACAATTTGACCCAAGAAACCAGCAAAAGAGCAAGGCTTCCCAGGAACTCACATAGTCGCTGTAATATagctccaaaaataaataaacaagtgGATTTGATTCATATCTTACCAGTTGACAGGTTCCGGCTTCAACATTGCAAACGGGGTAATCATGTGGGCAACAACTGTCGTGATCTTCACAACACGTAGCAGATTCAAGTGGGCAGCATCCCCAAGCAAAGCAATACTTTCCATACTCATACACACAACAGCAAGTGGTGCTTTGTGGGCAGGTGTAGTAATTGTCACAAACGGACGGTGGTGCCACTGGAGTGGGAGGTGAAGGACCAGGGTTTGGAGGGTTGTCTCCTTTCTTGGTTGGGTAGGAAGCTTCCATTGCGATCCCACACTTTCCAGTTGTAGTATCAGCAAGGTTACGCTCCATCCTGATGTATCCTTTCTCTCCCCAGCTTGCACCCCATGAGTTCTTTACAATCCAGTAATCTTTACCATCTTCAGAGCCATATCCAACAGCTGCGACACCATGATCCAATGAAGTTCCACATTTTCCACTGAATATACCCTGAAAACACGAACAAAGAGAACACGAAAAATGATCCTAATTGCATTGCTAATGTAAATTCAAAACACCAAAATTGGAGCTTACAGATGAGTAGAGTTGGAATGCTCTGCCACCAGCTTCAATGGCAACAGCAATAGGTTGGTTAGCAACAGCTTTTTGTAAAGCTTTCTCATCATTCACTGGAACATCCTCATACCCATCAATTGAAACTACTTTAGCATTTTTCTGCATCAAAAAAATTACCCTCAGAATTAAGTTCATACACCAACCACAAAAGAATCTACAGAAAACAAAATTAGTTTTAACAAAAGAAGGCTAACCCTGTATGAGTCACAAGTTCCATCTCTAGCTTTGTAAGGATAATCCTCCTCACTATCAATTCCACCATTATTAATGATGAATTGAAAAGCATAATCCATTAAACCACCATTACATCCTTCATTGTATGATATATCACAGTCTACCAATTCTTGTTCAGACAATGAAATCAGATCATCTGTTACAATCTTGTTTATTCCTTCTACTGCAGCAATTGTCGAAAAGGCCCAGCAACTCCCTATTATATTTATCAAAAACATTCGTAAATAAATTAAATTCTTAATATAATTATGATTTAATTTATAATTAAGAATTAAATTGGACTTTAATCATACCCAGAGTCCCAGACCCACATATGGGATGATGTAATAGGTGAGAtcactttaaaaaataaaatctctaAAAAAGTGAATCTAGACAAGAATATGGATTCTTCGTCATCAACAGAAAATAATATTTTACTTTATTAAATGGATTTAGATTCTAAAGAGAATAAACATTCTGCTCGTAAAAGACCAAAATAACCTTGTTTGGACTTTCTATGAGGAAAAAATCTCAGAAATACGTGCGATAAATTCTTTCTCTAATTATATCATGAATTCATGAATCATGGTCGTTAAATAACATAATCTAACTGTTAAAACAGTAAAAACAAAGCTTAAAAGAAGGTATAAAAAAGAATGAGATTCAGCGATGAGAAATACTAACCACAGCTTCCTTGATCTTTAACGGGAGCAACAGCACCTTTAGCTCTCCAGTCAATAGAATCAGGCAAATCATCACCATCACGAACAGAGTAACGATCACTTTTAGGACTGTAAAGACTTCTTTTTGAATCAATTTTTGTACCTAAATACATCTTACGGTATTCATCATTAGTTAAATCTGCAAATTTGTTTAATCCTACTTTGTAACTCAAACCTATTTGAGAATTATGTTCATCAATAAATTTAAGATTATCTTTAAATATCCcaaatcttctttctttttcaccCAGAGCGTTATATACTTTTCCATGTTTAATTAGCCATGATTCGTATAAAtcattcatctctttctctgttcTAGTTGATGAAGCAGCTGATGTTGTATCTATGATCGAAAAATCTAAAGCAAGAgaagaaacgaagaagaaaagtACGAAGAAACTCATGATTgccattgaagacgaagatccgAAGAAACCCATGTTTTCTGATTTCTCGAGAGAAAGATAAGAGTGTTTGTGTGGAAAGTGGAGAAGAGGGATTGGGTATTTAAAGGGAGAAGAGTGAGAGGCACTGTTTTGGCATTATAGGCAAAGATGCACAAGGTCCTACTCATGAATTATTAGATTCTACAAGGGGTATTTTGTAATTTTGTGTGAGATAAGATTGAGAAGTGATGACGTGGCGGCATCCTTGTGGCTGAGTAGTGTAGAGGAGAGACGTATTAAACTGGTGAAACTAATAAGATCAAAGTCACCCCAAGGAAATCGGAGGTGAATATATTGGACAGTAAATTCAGAATCCAGATACATACAGATTCTGCCGAGGACACGGACTTCACGGTGCCAAATTTACGGGTTAGACATGGCTTTGACCCGAATTCATAGTTTGGATAGAACTAAACTAAAAATAGGTTCAATCTGTTGTCTTAATTCTTTTCAAACTCCAAAGAATGCAATTTGACGACCTGGAGATAAGGAGAGGAAAAAAATCATAGCCAGTTTATGAGAGTAGATCCTAAATAGCTGGCTGTGTGGTAGCAAAGCATATGGATATGATATTTAGATGGCCGCAAAGTGAATTTTACTATTTTGGTTTGGAATGTTATGCTACTTTGGCTTGTATCATATGGATAATGGATGCATTTGGCTGTTGCCAAAGCTACCGTTATTTTGTGTATCTTGGTATGTGTGATCGGAGTAGTGCTGCTTTTCAAGACTCAAAAGCTAATTTATTCGAATAACCCGTTTGGATATACATCCAAAAGTAATTTATCAACTtttaaaagtcaaaaaaaaaataaaaaaaaattagcatGAATATAAAATTCTAGAAT
This DNA window, taken from Papaver somniferum cultivar HN1 chromosome 3, ASM357369v1, whole genome shotgun sequence, encodes the following:
- the LOC113356899 gene encoding low-temperature-induced cysteine proteinase-like encodes the protein MGFFGSSSSMAIMSFFVLFFFVSSLALDFSIIDTTSAASSTRTEKEMNDLYESWLIKHGKVYNALGEKERRFGIFKDNLKFIDEHNSQIGLSYKVGLNKFADLTNDEYRKMYLGTKIDSKRSLYSPKSDRYSVRDGDDLPDSIDWRAKGAVAPVKDQGSCGSCWAFSTIAAVEGINKIVTDDLISLSEQELVDCDISYNEGCNGGLMDYAFQFIINNGGIDSEEDYPYKARDGTCDSYRKNAKVVSIDGYEDVPVNDEKALQKAVANQPIAVAIEAGGRAFQLYSSGIFSGKCGTSLDHGVAAVGYGSEDGKDYWIVKNSWGASWGEKGYIRMERNLADTTTGKCGIAMEASYPTKKGDNPPNPGPSPPTPVAPPSVCDNYYTCPQSTTCCCVYEYGKYCFAWGCCPLESATCCEDHDSCCPHDYPVCNVEAGTCQLSKNDLFGVKALKRTPAKLRWTYRNGGKSSSA